One region of Catenuloplanes indicus genomic DNA includes:
- a CDS encoding RNA ligase RtcB family protein: protein MSQHASVSVFASPSSWIESDALDQCHQVAALDGMIHVAAMPDLHPGKGAPIGAAMSSRVLYPFLVGSDIGCGIAVFPIRIKRPVAERLAARFPDLDRPVDPAGIDTDIPAGYAEQLGTVGRGNHFVELARVHAVHDDAHAARLGLDRNDLVLIVHSGSRGLGERILRAHTEVHGAGPAADVGAYLSAHDEAVRWGSLNRRLMAARVADALGAAAEDPIVDECHNSVTVVDGAYLHRKGAANGDGRDVLVAGTRGTPSFLVAAHAGADANYSVAHGAGRKMSRADALRRGKAKHTVEELRRTPVGSYVVCGDRQLLFEEAPTAYKKIERVIDDLVEFKLATPVVSTHPVVTYKTADKARR from the coding sequence TTGTCTCAGCACGCCAGTGTGTCCGTTTTTGCGTCCCCGTCGAGCTGGATCGAGTCGGATGCGCTCGATCAGTGCCACCAGGTGGCCGCGCTCGACGGGATGATCCATGTCGCCGCCATGCCGGACCTGCATCCCGGCAAGGGGGCACCGATCGGCGCGGCGATGTCGTCGCGCGTGCTCTACCCGTTCCTGGTGGGCTCGGACATCGGGTGCGGGATCGCGGTGTTCCCGATCCGGATCAAGCGCCCGGTCGCGGAGCGGCTGGCCGCGCGGTTCCCGGACCTGGACCGGCCGGTCGACCCGGCCGGGATCGACACCGACATTCCCGCCGGGTACGCCGAGCAGCTCGGCACGGTCGGCCGCGGCAACCACTTCGTGGAGCTGGCCCGGGTGCACGCGGTGCACGACGACGCGCACGCGGCGCGGCTCGGCCTGGACCGCAACGACCTGGTGCTGATCGTGCACAGCGGTTCGCGCGGCCTGGGCGAGCGGATCCTGCGCGCGCACACCGAGGTGCACGGCGCCGGCCCGGCCGCGGACGTCGGCGCCTACCTGTCCGCGCACGACGAGGCGGTGCGCTGGGGCTCGCTGAACCGGCGGCTGATGGCCGCACGGGTCGCGGACGCGCTGGGCGCGGCCGCGGAGGACCCGATCGTGGACGAGTGCCACAACTCGGTGACCGTCGTGGACGGCGCCTACCTGCACCGCAAGGGCGCGGCGAACGGCGACGGCCGGGACGTGCTGGTCGCCGGAACCCGCGGCACGCCGTCGTTCCTGGTGGCGGCGCACGCGGGCGCGGACGCGAACTACTCGGTGGCGCACGGCGCGGGCCGCAAGATGTCCCGGGCGGACGCGCTGCGCCGCGGCAAGGCGAAGCACACCGTGGAGGAGCTGCGGCGCACGCCGGTCGGGTCGTACGTGGTGTGCGGCGACCGGCAGCTGTTGTTCGAGGAGGCGCCGACCGCGTACAAGAAGATCGAGCGGGTGATCGACGACCTCGTGGAGTTCAAGCTGGCCACGCCGGTGGTCAGCACCCACCCGGTGGTCACCTACAAGACCGCGGACAAGGCACGCCGATGA
- a CDS encoding peptide chain release factor-like protein — translation MNLLISAGRGPVECTWALPRLVRRLEAEATRRGVTVTRVEEVPGDRPGTYRSILLSIDDAAFAATWTGTLCWQAPSPFRSTRRKNWYVIAAPVTLGVPKTAFDEADVEIVPIRTGGPGGQHRNKVSSSVRATHRPTGLVVVVDTERGFGLNRALALRRLRDRLRAGDVAAGERLKTQRWEVHDDLVRGDPVRTES, via the coding sequence ATGAACCTGCTGATCTCGGCCGGGCGCGGCCCGGTGGAGTGCACGTGGGCGCTGCCCCGGCTGGTGCGCCGGCTGGAGGCGGAGGCCACGCGGCGCGGTGTGACCGTGACCCGGGTCGAGGAGGTGCCCGGCGACCGGCCGGGCACGTACCGGTCGATCCTGCTGTCCATCGACGACGCGGCGTTCGCGGCCACCTGGACCGGCACGCTGTGCTGGCAGGCGCCGTCCCCGTTCCGGTCCACGAGGCGCAAGAACTGGTACGTGATCGCCGCGCCGGTCACGCTCGGCGTCCCAAAAACCGCCTTCGACGAGGCGGACGTGGAGATCGTGCCGATCCGCACCGGTGGGCCCGGCGGCCAGCACCGCAACAAGGTCAGCTCGTCCGTGCGCGCCACGCACCGGCCGACCGGTCTGGTCGTCGTCGTGGACACCGAGCGCGGCTTCGGGCTGAACCGCGCGCTGGCGCTGCGCCGGCTGCGGGACCGGCTCCGGGCCGGTGACGTCGCGGCCGGCGAGCGGCTGAAGACCCAGCGGTGGGAGGTGCACGACGACCTGGTCCGCGGCGACCCGGTCCGTACCGAGAGCTGA
- a CDS encoding MFS transporter yields the protein MTATLTAPPATTSVRTHRPWISVYAVMFFSTWAGNQFSPLLLLYKQREHYGVVAVNGFLGVYVLGLVPAFLLSGALADRHGRRPVMFGGVLAALAASTALAFGETGPLMICVGRFLAGLAVGTATCVGTSWLKELSQGVYDPRADTGAGARRATTSFALGSATGAMVAGLFAQWGPWPLQLPFAIHLVLTLPFAWLVLRAPETAPPGPRSSLRVPAAGDRRFRRVVVVAAPWLFVAPSVTYGYLPVLLEETTGGVGIAYATLLTVLALGVSALIQPVVKRRTGFDSTRGLIAAITLITAGVALAATANHLQSWAAGLVTATVMGCGIGVGMVSAIMEVQRIAGPRDLAGLTGVFYAVAYTGFLTPTLLAASTDALGTTTPLLGVTGLGVLSVLLLVIAYRTLRPADPEVAASRPPRRPVPRP from the coding sequence ATGACGGCGACGCTCACCGCTCCCCCGGCAACGACCTCGGTACGCACGCATCGGCCGTGGATCTCCGTCTACGCCGTCATGTTCTTCTCCACCTGGGCCGGTAACCAGTTCAGTCCGCTGCTGCTGCTCTACAAGCAGCGCGAGCACTACGGCGTGGTGGCGGTCAACGGCTTCCTCGGCGTGTACGTGCTCGGCCTGGTCCCGGCGTTCCTGCTCAGCGGCGCGCTCGCCGACCGGCACGGCCGCCGCCCGGTCATGTTCGGCGGCGTGCTGGCCGCGCTCGCGGCCAGCACCGCGCTCGCGTTCGGTGAGACCGGCCCATTGATGATCTGCGTGGGCCGGTTCCTGGCCGGGCTCGCGGTCGGCACCGCCACCTGCGTCGGCACGTCCTGGCTGAAGGAGCTGTCCCAGGGCGTCTACGACCCGCGGGCCGACACCGGCGCCGGTGCCCGGCGCGCGACCACGTCGTTCGCGCTCGGCTCCGCCACCGGCGCGATGGTCGCCGGGCTGTTCGCGCAGTGGGGCCCGTGGCCGTTGCAGCTGCCGTTCGCCATCCACCTGGTGCTCACGCTGCCGTTCGCCTGGCTGGTGCTGCGCGCGCCGGAGACCGCGCCGCCCGGCCCCCGGTCGTCGCTGCGCGTGCCGGCCGCCGGTGACCGCCGGTTCCGGCGTGTGGTGGTGGTCGCGGCACCATGGCTGTTCGTCGCGCCGTCCGTCACCTACGGGTACCTGCCGGTGCTGCTGGAGGAGACCACCGGCGGCGTCGGCATCGCGTACGCCACGCTGCTCACCGTGCTCGCGCTCGGCGTGTCCGCGCTGATCCAGCCCGTGGTGAAGCGCCGGACCGGGTTCGACAGCACGCGCGGCCTGATCGCCGCGATCACGCTGATCACCGCGGGCGTGGCGCTGGCCGCGACCGCGAACCACCTGCAGTCCTGGGCCGCGGGCCTGGTCACGGCCACGGTGATGGGCTGCGGGATCGGCGTCGGCATGGTCTCCGCGATCATGGAGGTGCAGCGCATCGCCGGGCCTCGCGACCTGGCCGGGCTGACCGGCGTGTTCTACGCGGTCGCGTACACCGGCTTCCTCACGCCCACGCTGCTGGCCGCGAGCACGGACGCGCTGGGCACCACCACGCCGCTGCTCGGCGTGACCGGGCTCGGCGTGCTCAGCGTGCTGCTGCTGGTCATCGCGTACCGAACGCTCCGGCCAGCGGATCCGGAAGTCGCCGCCAGCCGTCCTCCCCGTCGGCCAGTTCCGCGTCCGTGA
- a CDS encoding CobW family GTP-binding protein, with protein sequence MSSSPVAPRSVPARASDARPSLTVLSGFWPEAVREVAGTLLARDPSRLVVRHEIHEDHVRRTVRSAAGLLEDVRVDSVHACVSCTLRDDVLPTVARLAETHPGHDLVVHLPELAEPEMLADAWPESVRVDSYVTVVDGEHLLDALGTDEDLAALGLADDERTLADLVVRQIEYADTLVLHGDADVQVRALLYRLAPWAARELPAGVRTYRHRPETPAVLARGLEGFALGVHEPAPEWDVVSAVFRARRPFHPGRLHDALDEINESVLRSRGHFWLASQPDTVLAWEFAGGSLGLGSLGRWLAAVPDADWDLVSDQRRLAAAMDWDPYYGDRHHYLVFIGLELDAAALHRRLTACLLTDAELADGEDGWRRLPDPLAGAFGTR encoded by the coding sequence ATGTCCTCGTCTCCGGTGGCCCCGCGCTCCGTGCCGGCCCGGGCGTCCGACGCCCGTCCGTCACTCACCGTGCTCTCCGGCTTCTGGCCGGAAGCCGTCCGGGAGGTCGCCGGCACGCTGCTCGCCCGGGACCCGTCCCGGCTCGTCGTGCGGCACGAGATTCACGAAGATCACGTGCGGCGTACGGTGCGGTCCGCGGCCGGCCTGCTGGAGGACGTGCGCGTCGACTCGGTGCACGCCTGCGTGTCCTGCACGCTGCGCGACGACGTGCTGCCCACGGTGGCGCGGCTGGCCGAGACCCACCCGGGCCACGACCTGGTGGTGCACCTGCCGGAGCTGGCCGAGCCGGAGATGCTGGCGGACGCGTGGCCGGAGAGCGTGCGCGTCGACTCCTACGTGACCGTGGTGGACGGCGAGCACCTGCTGGACGCGCTCGGCACCGACGAGGACCTGGCCGCGCTCGGTCTGGCCGACGACGAGCGCACGCTCGCGGACCTGGTGGTGCGGCAGATCGAGTACGCGGACACGCTGGTCCTGCACGGCGACGCGGACGTGCAGGTCCGGGCGCTGCTGTACCGGCTCGCGCCGTGGGCGGCCCGGGAACTGCCGGCCGGGGTACGGACGTACCGGCACCGGCCGGAGACGCCCGCGGTGCTGGCCCGCGGCCTCGAGGGGTTCGCGCTCGGCGTGCACGAGCCCGCGCCGGAGTGGGACGTGGTCTCCGCGGTCTTCCGGGCCCGCCGCCCGTTCCACCCGGGCCGGCTGCACGACGCGCTCGACGAGATCAACGAGTCCGTGCTGCGCTCACGCGGCCACTTCTGGCTGGCCAGTCAGCCGGACACGGTGCTGGCGTGGGAGTTCGCCGGTGGCTCGCTCGGGCTCGGCTCGCTCGGCCGGTGGCTGGCCGCGGTGCCGGACGCCGACTGGGACCTCGTCTCGGACCAGCGCCGGCTGGCCGCCGCGATGGACTGGGACCCGTACTACGGCGACCGGCACCACTACCTGGTCTTCATCGGCCTGGAGCTGGACGCGGCCGCGCTGCACCGGCGGCTGACCGCATGCCTGCTCACGGACGCGGAACTGGCCGACGGGGAGGACGGCTGGCGGCGACTTCCGGATCCGCTGGCCGGAGCGTTCGGTACGCGATGA
- the rpmB gene encoding 50S ribosomal protein L28 — protein sequence MSRRCDVTGAKPGYGNAVSHSHRRTRRRWEPNLQRHRYWLPSERRWITLTLTTKAIRTIDRDGIERVVARLRASGVRL from the coding sequence TTGTCCCGTCGATGCGACGTCACCGGCGCGAAGCCCGGCTACGGCAACGCCGTCTCCCACTCCCACCGGCGCACCCGCCGCCGCTGGGAGCCCAACCTCCAGCGGCACCGCTACTGGCTGCCGTCCGAACGCCGCTGGATCACACTCACGCTCACCACCAAGGCGATCCGCACCATCGACCGCGACGGCATCGAACGCGTCGTGGCCCGCCTGCGGGCATCCGGGGTGAGGCTCTGA
- the rpmG gene encoding 50S ribosomal protein L33 produces the protein MARQTDVRPVIKLRSTAGTGYTYVTRKNRRNDPDRLVLRKYDPLVRRHVDFREER, from the coding sequence ATGGCCCGCCAGACCGACGTCCGCCCGGTGATCAAGCTGCGCAGCACCGCCGGCACCGGCTACACCTACGTCACCCGCAAGAACCGCCGCAACGACCCGGACCGCCTGGTCCTGCGCAAATACGACCCACTCGTCCGCCGCCACGTCGACTTCCGCGAGGAACGCTGA
- a CDS encoding helix-turn-helix domain-containing protein → MTVPPFATLIRAHRRTAGMTLHELAAASGVSVRAIGDMERGRSTAQARTLAALATALGLGAADRAALTTAAAAARSAPVGAFPLPRDVPDFTGRATLLDRLITACAGAAPVIVHGLPGAGKTALAVHAATRFPGATHFLRCYGTTPSGAARAGRAGTGAADPAVPRRLPAIGGATSGRGLVVLDDVAGERQLGALLSLTGTAAVLVTSRAPLPGVDGAIRIEVPPLPAGESVALLATITGSRAGAVTAAVAEHCGHLPLALRIAGNRLAGRPGWTMTDLAARLADEDRRLAVLSAGDLSVEAALAPSFARLSAPTRTLIHRLAHTPARDVDTGTLIAVTGADAASARTALGELAAAGLLTPTGVAGRHHLHTLVRLFARHPPR, encoded by the coding sequence GTGACCGTGCCGCCGTTCGCCACCCTGATCCGCGCCCACCGCCGTACCGCCGGCATGACGTTGCACGAGCTGGCGGCCGCGTCCGGCGTCAGCGTGCGCGCGATCGGCGACATGGAACGCGGCCGCAGCACCGCCCAGGCCCGTACGCTCGCCGCACTCGCCACCGCGCTGGGCCTCGGCGCGGCCGACCGGGCCGCGCTGACCACGGCCGCCGCGGCCGCCCGGTCCGCGCCGGTGGGCGCGTTCCCGCTGCCGCGCGACGTACCCGACTTCACCGGCCGGGCCACGCTGCTCGACCGGCTGATCACAGCGTGCGCCGGGGCGGCCCCGGTGATCGTGCACGGCCTGCCCGGCGCCGGGAAGACCGCGCTCGCCGTCCACGCCGCCACCCGTTTCCCCGGCGCCACCCACTTCCTCCGCTGCTACGGCACCACGCCGTCCGGTGCGGCGCGGGCCGGCCGCGCGGGAACCGGTGCCGCGGATCCGGCCGTGCCGCGGCGGCTGCCGGCGATCGGTGGTGCGACGTCCGGGCGCGGCCTCGTGGTGCTCGACGACGTCGCCGGCGAGCGGCAACTGGGTGCGCTGCTGTCGCTGACCGGTACGGCGGCCGTGCTGGTCACCAGCCGGGCACCGCTGCCCGGCGTCGACGGCGCGATACGGATCGAGGTGCCGCCGTTGCCGGCCGGCGAGTCGGTCGCGCTGCTGGCCACGATCACCGGCAGCCGGGCCGGTGCGGTCACGGCGGCCGTCGCCGAGCACTGCGGGCACCTGCCCCTGGCGTTGCGCATCGCCGGGAACCGCCTGGCCGGGCGGCCCGGCTGGACGATGACGGACCTCGCGGCGCGGCTGGCCGACGAGGACCGCCGCCTCGCGGTGCTGTCCGCCGGTGACCTGTCCGTCGAGGCCGCGCTCGCGCCGTCGTTCGCCCGGCTATCCGCGCCCACCCGCACGCTGATCCACCGCCTGGCGCACACACCGGCCCGCGACGTCGACACCGGGACGCTGATCGCGGTCACCGGCGCCGACGCCGCGTCGGCCCGGACCGCCCTCGGCGAACTCGCCGCGGCAGGCCTGCTCACCCCCACCGGCGTCGCAGGGCGCCACCATCTCCACACCCTGGTCCGCCTGTTCGCTCGCCACCCACCGCGGTGA